The DNA region TATTATTGTATCAGTGgctaaatatattttgaaaagggtCAAAATGACGAAAAGTAGTGTAGAAATAAAGAAGGTTTGAGATCTAGATTATTCattcaatacatttatttacaaatatacatgTACCATGCAATTATACAaagaactaaacaaacaaagaataaaaactaattacTTCTTCACAGAGGAAAACAAgcaacatgaaacatttttttgaagTCGAGAGAAGAACTTCCTTACTGACAcactccctctccctctctctctctggctttttctctctttctcactcTCTTGCTTTCTCTCTTTGGCTTTCTCTCTCCTTCTCACtttttctctcactctctctcttaaaAGTTCAGCACGCCCTGTCCAAAGTCGAGAGAAGAACTTCTGAACTCGTTTCAGGAATCTGCCCGAGAACCTCATAGAGTCGGAGGCGGGGAAGGAGACGTCTTCTGCATTAGGTCcattggaagagggaaacaacTTCACAGGAGAACGTGGGACATCCTCAATCCAATCTTCTGATACATGTGTCTCACAATGTCCACATTTGTCGTTTGCAGGAGACAGTGGGGACTCATCATCCCTGTTTTCTGTTTCATGTTTCTTAATTTGCCCATCTTGGCCAGATGCAAGAGTAATGTCATCCATTTCTTTAGtaggaggaaaaataaaaaaaaaaagattagtttAGAAATTCAATAGAACAACTAGTTGATCACCATGTGCGTGATTGTCTCCACGGTGCAGTCACTCACTATTCTCTGCTGTCTGGCTCCTGGGCTGGCTCAGGTATGACCCTGTGATAAAGGGATGCTGAAGAGCCTCAACAGGAGAGATTCTCAGATCCCCATCCAGATGTAACAACTCTTTTAGGAAGTCGATGAACACCTTCCTGTCTTCCATTTCTTCAGCATCCTCTACTTCAGAGatctagattaaaaaaaaaaaaaaacaagagttagGTCAATACACAAGTTCACACCTATCTTGCtcatgacaaaacaaaaaaaaaacacgtgaataAATTCAGCTTATTAACGCAATTTTAAGGTGGGTtgcattttaaagaagaaatcTCTACGAAGTATTTGAACTCAAATACCGTAGAGAACACTTACATAGAGCAGGTCATCCAATGATGAGAAATGAGCACGAGATTTGGGCCACTCCtctgctttctttttgtttctagaTGAGTATTCTTCTGGGGTCTGtggaaacacaacaacaatgaaaagggTTTATGAGAAGTTTAGGGCAACAATCAAGGttcaacaacaatgaaaactaTGTTTTACCAGCAGCCTCCATTGTGTGCCAAATTCATCCTCTTTACAAAAGAATCTCTGGCTGTACATGCCAAAGCGGAGGTGGTATTTCGACGGCATGCCCAGCATCTCCACCATGCACTTCATCTgcagaaagaacacacaaatacacatattagGGGCAGTTACTCAAGACTTACTATACATGTGGAAAAGAGAACATGTGTTATTAAATGGATGAAGGGAtgatgtatataaaaaaaaaaaaagacctacCATGAGGTATTCACAGTGGAAAGGAAAGAGATGATCATTGAGGTAGAGAAAGGCCAGCGTACAGCCCACTCCCCACATGTCAATGGCTCCTGAGAATGGAAGGCCAAGACAAACCTCTGGGGCTCTGCGacgcaaaatgaatgaaatacacTTAGAAAAATGTTGCTTAGCATTAACTACCAACACTATAATGACAGAGGTttgttacaaaaacacagaagtaaTTCAGGGTGACACCCTCATACCTGTAGCCGATGGGCTGAAGAATCATCCCGGGACAGATGGCAGAGAATGAAGAAGCCATTCCAAAGTCAACCAGCTTCACTCTGACTGGATCCTCGTCTATGTCGGCCAACATAACATTGTCGGGCTTGATGTCGCCATGTATGACCCTTACAGACTTAAGTCCCTGCAATGCCACCAACAGCTATAGAGACACAATTAGAAAAGACATGATTAGAATAGAGTTTCTCTTATTCAGATGTTTAAGATCAGGTTTGCACTTCAAGCTTTCTAAAATCAATCAGCAAGCATTACCATGGGATTAAAACGATTCTTACCTGCTCTGCAATGGGGCGGATATTGTGTACTTTAATTGAACAGACTAGATGGGATAAATCCACATCCAACAACTCAAAGACAAGGCAGTTATAGCCCAAGTATTGAAATTGTTCGTAGAATTTAACCACATTGATGTTGTCTGCATTCAATGAGCCGATGGTCTTCAGCATGGACACCTGAAAGGAAAGAAGCACTATTAGATCACCTTTATATCGCTGTACCTCAACAGTTCATAGTTAAAGTCCTGTTGGAGGCCCAAAAACTAGGAGAGATCCAAACACCTACCTCATCCTCTATGTCTTGCAAATACTCATTCTTCAGGATTTTTACCGCcactgtgctgctgctgttatCAGCCCAGCACATTGCCACTTCTCCGAAGCTGCCTTCTCCAATAAATTGGAGGATGGTGTAATGAGTGGAGTTGCTCTGGAGGACCTGCCCTACCATTAGAGGATGTGCTGTTAAAGTGGACAGACAGAGCACATGGTTAGTATTCAGAATTCAAACATTAAGACTCACACAAACAAGGAAATCTCCTCCTGTCCTGGAAAATTACTTCATATAAGAAGTCCTGTCTCAGCATTGACTGCATGTGTAGGAcgtcctcattttttttttgatacacTCAGAGTATGAGCCATGTTACTTTTCACAGTTAAAAggtatagtagtagtaggtaGTAATACATGGTCTCAGTTTTCAAGTGCTCCTCATGCTATATGACATCTATTCTATAAACATTGAAGTCAAACactcttattttatgtattataaGTACCTACCTTTGACTCTGGAAGCTCTCACAAACTGTTCCTAACAGTATTAACTATATCAAAtattgaactgttttttttttttcaatgaaaaatatttttcatgatTTGAAACCCGagtaaatattttctaataatattctgcatgtttttaaatatatttaaatctagTGATTCCTTTCATGACTACTGTACAGTTTTCTTTCATCTGAGCAGATTAAATTTCAtcctcatattttgtctgtatAGTCTGCCTTACCTGCtgcagccattcctcactcaggtcttCACAATTTAAgctttcaaacttcacaaaaatgcTGGTTTTACTATTTGATACTCAGAAGAGAGACAGTTCCCAACCTAACCACTAGTGCTGAGAGTAGCTACTGCAGTTCTGGTTgtctttcatcttttcattctCTTTCATTTTGCAACCATGGCAACCATTGGCTTTCAAGTAAACACATTATGAAAGTGTTTCCTATATTCAGGGCCAGCCCTGTCGCCAGGCAAACCAGGCGGCCACCGAGGGTGCCATTTGCTGGAGGGGTGCCACATTGCAACCCccccacaagaaaaaaaaaatatttttttttttttaaatgtatcgtaaaaatgaaacacaccctttacaatcacatgttttttcctaattaaaatatcaatataaaaaaTCTGGTGGTACTTATATGGTACATTAACTGTATGTATAACGCCAACATATCTAAATCCATAGAAATACCGTTAGAGATGTCTACAGTGTTTAATGAAATATACTgtttatataaaaatacacaattgtgCCCATGGTGACACCATTTATCAATGTAAAATGATAGTATAATAAATAGATATATtcaattctctctctctctcacacacacactatggtgACTCCAAACCAGCAAATACAAGATTATAAACAAAACTGTAACGACTCATATTATTATGCATGTATTGAGTTTGACTGAATACAATGAGTCTTGATATCATTTACTAAGTTGAGCATTTGTACACTTTAgtctaaaattattattattattattacattattaaacatttttattgataattCACTGAGCTATCATCAAGTCCAGACAGTTTTTCTGACTGCTTGGATTTTAGTTCTTGTTTTACACAttcatccaatttttgtcctttctttaaccttttttttcgaataagctacctttttccCCATAAGTACCTTCTCTTTCCAACAAATATACAGTTTTCTTTCTTCCCTatattttgcctgtttttgttccacttttaaCCCCCTTTTTGACTATTGTTtatcacattttgctcatttaagctacattttgccattacatattaACTGTTCCCTCTTTTTGCAACTCTTGactattttgacccattttattgacttttcactcattttttaccaagtttttgccacttttggtgctgtgatgagaacgaaaacctgactgaaatttatcaaatattttgttgaatgttaagaattgactcagttggttgaagaccaccttctcaatgatcttggccatgaatggatggttgctgattggtctatagttagccagtatagaggcatccagtatTCCCTTTTTTAACaaaggtttcacagcagctactttcagggattttggtacggtgcctgattggaatgatcagttaattatctgacattaatcagtgacaattgactttacaacagttttaataaagattgagggtattgtgtcagggcaacatgttgatggattcagctgctgaacaggctcctctattgtttttgggttcactgtaataaactctaacattggaGTTGACTTATCCCTCAGTGGTTGGAGCtgatcaagctttttgtgattttgctttttttttctgatgtttgacattattgattgtattttttcattgaaatatacagcaaattctttgcattttccagctgacagtaattcaggggctatctgatctgggggcgTTGTGatcttttcaattacagaaaacaacgtcagaaaagtattgctgcctttctttgaacaagccatcattgaattttcgcagacttgttttgtatagttctagattaatttggagttttgttgatctccatttacgctcagctcttctacagtcagatttcaaattctgcattatgtcagtcctcctccaaggtgttttttgtgtgtttggttttctcttagttttgattggagccaccacatctatgacattacagacttttgtattaaactcatccagaagatcatcaactgtctcagcactcaatgttgatgtcattgctatggctttcataaactgtgcacttgtgttgtcatttatgtaccttttctttaaacacacataactagggggaacagatgttacagtctctaggtcaaaaaagacacagaaatgatcagataaagctaagtctcttacatcaacagcagagatatcaacacctttagagacaaccagatccaaagtgtgaccttgagtgtgtgtcggaccagtcacatgttgtgtaagaccaaaagtatcctttaaagcatacagttctttggcagtattgtccatgttattgtctacatgaatatttaagtcacctgttattattaaaaagttgtattcagtgcatacaactgacagcagttcagcaaactcatccataaattctccagaatattttgggggtctataaacgactaaaaacagaactcttgaatcacccttcagtaagaatgacatatattcaaaggagataaaatcaccaaatgttattttttgcactgaaatattgatttaaaaatggcagcaacttcACCACCGTTCCTGCAAGTatgacacttattgaaataaataaagtcttgtggtgcactttcattgagaacagtattactgataccatcatttaaccatgtttcattaagaaataaaaagtccaagtgatgtgtcaaaataatatcattaattagtagtgacttgttaacaagagatctaacattaagaagagctaattttaaagactttactggagacactggtggactttttggatgacatgttataggagtcaaatttttatctctataaagctttttgcttttctttaatttacaattttacctgtgttacctgtcaccacaggaattaaagaagctgcaatAACTccataagtcagtgtgtgtccgtgtgaaagtccgcatgtttatgcctctgtccatccactcttttcattatatccatgtcttttaaggcttttattacatagtgtggGCTGTAGTCGTCACCAGCGGGTCATCGCctggactcaaataactgtaaagagttcttatattagtctattttctttttaaagttgtgtttttgtggctttagcctaagattacatatttgtatatgttccctacaatataaataggttcacaatacaagtattttttttatagtttccgTTTCCACtatatccagaataataataatctttctcaacaagaactgttggaatcagaatcattaaaaGCCAAATGATGCCCAACCCtaacaaagaggaaacactatgcggtgtgtaggtgaccagccatgttttttcttggcagaaatacttttacattacattacattacttttTATTGTACATTCAGCtaacataaaaatcttgttttcaaatatgtagaataattgtgaatttatcagtagcagtagtagttttaatattttagttaattttctgcaggcaccttttttctctccatcaaatgtatttaaaagaaactaaaattaaagagagaatgttatttaactgtcgaaccttgtcaaaatttcatttatttatatatttttttcgatttaaaaaaaaatgtttatggtcttggtcttggtctcggctcccgaaagtcttggtcttgtcttggtctcggcgcattctggtctcgggcaagtcttggtttcgggcaagtcttggtcttggatagtgtggtcttgaactcATCACTACctgtggatgacatcacagggttagGAAATGGCCATCACGTTTGCTTTGACTATCAGAGCACTTCCACTATGTGACGTAATACGCTGACGGCTGCGAAAATTAGTGACGTCcgctgtggtgaaaaaactaaaaatttctgaaaatggactaaaaccacatttataacactttacgctgatataatctaaaaaaaaatcacaaggtttgaatgtaaatcaaaggaaaagaggcgaccaggctacgaggaataaaagtgaaactaaaagaacgtcacattgagaatggttgctcacactcaccttctgctcacaaatatgaattatgttgaataaaacataatgtggctacaAATGTCTCTGATTTCTTATTCTTGAACCACAGTGtcttttttatgtcagttattatctgataatatgtcttacatataataatatttgggttttagattattttaagttgttcaagacatattattgcattgaacTTGAATGATCTCCGTTATTTATCAGTGCTCAGGTGTGCATttctctttaaatgttgtcgccacaaGGAATTGTGAGTCAGAATTAtttcgtctcctttggtaagggatgcatcagtgtttcctaggctaaaggaggtaaaaaaggaaacattgagCCTCTATTCCTGGGCTTAAAGACAACTcgaacgctctttatcatggtccccatttaactcattcagtgccagccattttcaaaatttctaacCCCACTAAATGAGTTAAACAATTCCGGGgatgaaggaacagtggataataAAGCAGATAGGAGGGACTGTTCAGACGCAGCCCTGGTGTTTgtaaacaccaggagaatccatcttgcaggcaaggttaccaTATTTGatccttgaactaaaatgagtttgacgcaaACAATTCTAGCCTCTGGCAGGCGCCTCCGACACACCACAGTGAACACAGAAAGACTCAGGAAGAGCTTCTTTCCTCATGCTGTCCTCagttaaaaaacatagatctgcACATTGCACTTTGACACCTCTGGACaatataacatttttatatttttttatattctatacattcatttatcatttttaaactattttacatTGCTATTTAACTGGACCCTGGTCACTTTGCACTTTGCATATTTTACATGTTGACACTTTGCACTGTTTACAGTATTCTattctgtg from Gouania willdenowi chromosome 20, fGouWil2.1, whole genome shotgun sequence includes:
- the LOC114454544 gene encoding homeodomain-interacting protein kinase 3-like produces the protein MAAAAHPLMVGQVLQSNSTHYTILQFIGEGSFGEVAMCWADNSSSTVAVKILKNEYLQDIEDEVSMLKTIGSLNADNINVLLVALQGLKSVRVIHGDIKPDNVMLADIDEDPVRVKLVDFGMASSFSAICPGMILQPIGYRAPEVCLGLPFSGAIDMWGVGCTLAFLYLNDHLFPFHCEYLMMKCMVEMLGMPSKYHLRFGMYSQRFFCKEDEFGTQWRLLTPEEYSSRNKKKAEEWPKSRAHFSSLDDLLYISEVEDAEEMEDRKVFIDFLKELLHLDGDLRISPVEALQHPFITGSYLSQPRSQTAENKMDDITLASGQDGQIKKHETENRDDESPLSPANDKCGHCETHVSEDWIEDVPRSPVKLFPSSNGPNAEDVSFPASDSMRAC